CATTGTATTCAGATGATCATCATAACGCAAAGCTGGAGATGCTGCTAGAACATCGTCCAGAGCTCTAGCTGAGGGCACGCAACATACCTTAAACAATCTACCTGGCTCGTTCTTTCCTGCACAGTATCTTTCTCTCACTTTTCACTCGCCCTtttttctgtctctctctcgcttACGCTTAATCACCCTCTTTCACCTTGCTTAGATGATGTTTGCTTTGGCTCCGGCTGACTACGATGCTCTCCAGGGTAACTGGGGGCTAACGACGACGTCGACGACtactatgatgatgatgatcaacTTAAGCACgcacgcactcacacacaggcTTAGGAAGCCAAACGAGCTGATCACGTTCGTCAGAACAGTGGGGAGGGTAGGGGCCGTTTTTTCCCTTCGGTGCGGATCAATTAAACCGTTGTTTCTCTCAATTTCCTACACGAAACTTCACTTTTCACGAGCGAGATGGAAtgagtaagaaaaaaacacgacacacGCACTGTACACACCCGCTCAGCTAGCGTGTgaccgtgtgtatgtgttttatagcaaaaaggGGAGCTCACCCTCCAATGCGCGTAATGGCGCTAATCTAGTGATCGTCGGTTTTCCTATATTGCCAAGCATAAACTCTCGGTATCACTACGAGGGGTTTCGGGTGCACTTGCCAGCCCTCCACTTGGATGCAGCAGTGACCTGTGTACTATATCCGCCGAGCGGATgcgaacacacacaacagcGCGCACCCGacttaaacacacacacacacgcgtacgcACTCGCGCCCtcgcacacccacacacactcaaGCGCACTGCTCTTCACGCCAGTCAATTATTAAACCCCGCGCGCGCACTGGCTAAACTTCTAGCGCTGCATACACTACACACCCTTGCCGTATCACTTCATCACTATCTTCAATGCCGATTATTCGATTTACTTTTTGCCACAACCCTACGATTCCGTGGGAGATTATTTAAcagacacacgcacgcacacacacaaacacgttgGGAGGGTTACAATTTTATTCTAAATGCTCCGGAGTTCCGTGGACAGGAACTAGGACAATGGTTATTTGCCCGTACGATAGCAAACTTCCACTCGTGACGGTGAAGTTTGTTTTCTGCAGCACTGCGCAAAGCGATCGACGGAGTAGGCTGGAAAAACACGACAAAATCGTGATCACAGAGCCACGCGTGTCTCTATGTGTGACGGTCTCTCCGTCTGTCCACCACAACTTTTTCTCGAGACTTGACGAGGATGACGACACCGCGGCGCACCGTTGTATGTAAACCACGGTGGTATTCTTCTCCACGAACCGGacgagtgtttgtgtgtgctgcAAACGACTTTCCACTTTCGGGGGGCCGCAACCGTCGCCCAGCCGCTCTTTTCACAACCCgatttgctgtgtgtttgcgGATGATAACGCGCCGATGATGACTTATGCTTCGATAGGTGCAGGATTCTGGAATGAATTTTGAGATCACAATTTTGATACGCGTTCAGTAAGAtcggttgctgtttttttgctcttcttcaAACTGCATTAATTTCACAACCACACGAGAACACCGTGTCGTACCTCAAGGGATGAGCTTCTGAGGCACCCTTATCAATCCGTCGGATGCGTGAACGACTGATGAATAATGGTCGCGCAACGGGGTTTCGCCCTTGCTTCCAGGACGCAACGACAAAGGTGTATGCGCAGCCGGACGtgttttccacacacacacacacacgctctgGTTCACTTTCCCGTTCCCGTGTTTGGACACCAGTTTCGctacgcacgcacgcacgaaaAACACGACGATTACACACAAGTTTGCCTTGGAAATGGgacttttcctcttttttattACACAGACTTTTTTAAGCCACTTTCAATTACCTCTCAGGCATATGTGCGCGTCGAGATCGGACTATACTGCTATTCGGAaccgctctctttctctctttttccttcCGTCCAGCGCGAACCGTCTGGTCGCTCTAGTGGGCTCGTTCTTTCAAATGTCGATACAAACGTCAAGCATCTCATTTCAAGGTACATAGAGATATGATGTGTACCTATAGTACCGACACATTCACAGTGGAATGTACCGACCAGGTCGGTATAGACGGTTGTCAAAtgagaaagtttttctttctttcccgcTCTCAGTTCATTTCACGTTCACTCGGTTCCTCTCATTCATTCTTTCGTGCGGGCGGGAATATGCGAAAATATCCAATGCTTTGGaactgaatttaaaaattacggttaaatcttttttctctGCAATAAAACATACGCGAAATTACTGTAAAGAAAATCTTGTAAAAAATCTACGATTCTTTATTGCTATAAATGAGTCCAAAGTATAGTTTGTTACTATTTAAAAGTAAGTTTCTTATCACATAAACGGTTACGGCTAGTTAATACCCAACTAAAACTAAGGTTAGCGAGAAAAGTTAAAACCATTCGGTAATTTGCTTGTTATCTAGAAAAGCTGTCTGGCATGTATCTGCTGCAATATCCTCCCATTCTCGCATAACTTTGCACTGGGCGACAAAAGGAAGCAAAGGGCAACAAACTGCCAAGGGTTGAGCTCGCACAAATTCGATTAGCCTGTTGGTCGCAGCAGCGCAGGGTCAATGCgagtgagaaagagaaaattgaTAATAGTTATCAGCGTAgggatttgtttaaaacaacGCTGGCCCGTCCGAACAACCTGCAGTTGTGTCTCACAGGACGGGGAATTCGGTCAACAATCATCATTTCGGTAGTTCGCTTCGTACCCAGTGATACGACGTGTCCCCTTTCTTGTGTTCCAACCTTCTACAGTATCCCGTGCGTGTTTGTGCAAGACGTGTCTCTGCTTCAGCCATAAGCAAAATGGCTAACAAATCCTTGATTTTAACTCTTCTGAGCGTAATCCTATTGTTTGGAGATGGCGAGGTTAATGGACTGCGTAGATTCTGGCGGGGAAAAATGTTCCAATTGGATGGCCCGAGTCGTACGAGGGATTTCGTGACGTATACTGCAACCCAGGCGGTTCCCGATCTGTGGTTCGAGCAACAACTAGATCATAATGATCCTACGAACGACGCAACATGGAAGCAGCGATACTATGTCAACGACGAGTTCTTCAACGCTTCAGATTCCAACGCACCTGTATTTATCATGATTGGCGGCGAGGGTGAGGCCACGGCTCGCTGGATGCATGAAGGAGCATGGATCCATTACGCAAAAGAGCACGGCGCTTTATGCTTCCAGCTCGAGCATCGATACTACGGCAAAAGTCATCCGACGGAAGATCTTTCTACGGGCAACCTCGCATATCTTACCTCGGAACAGGCGCTCGCTGATCTAGCATATTTCATCGTGGCTATGAATGAAAAGTATCAACTCAGGCCAAATCAAAACCGTTGGATTGCTTTTGGCGGTTCTTATCCAGGTTCGCTCGCCGCGTGGTTAAGAGAAAAGTATCCTTCGCTGGTGCATGGAGCTATCAGTTCTAGTGGACCGTTGTTGGCTAAGATTGATTTTGACGAGTATTACGACACCGTCACCCGTTCGCTCGCACGCTACTCAGCAGATTGTGTTGATGCGGTACGCAGTGCCTTTCAACAGGTGGAAACGCTCCTGAAACACATGATCGGTCAGCGAACGCTGAACGACAAATTCAAGCTGTGCGATCCGGTAGAGAAATCGATCGCAAATCCGCTGGACATTGCTAGCTTGTTCGAAGAATTGGCGAGTAACTTTGCCGGTGTGGTGCAGTACAACAAGGACAACAGTCCGCATAGTTCGGTGACGATCGATGAGGTGTGCGACGTCATGGTGAACCAGAGCATAGGAGCACCGGTCAGCCGGCTAGCGGAGGTCAATTGGATGCTGTTAAAGTTGTCTAATATGACGTGCCTGGACTATGTGTACGACAAATCTATACAGGAGTTAAGGAATACTTCATGGGCATCTAGTGGAGCCACCGGAGGTAAGAATTTTTCTGCAAATGAGCGAAACACGGAATTATATGAACGAAcgtttccattttcatacTAGCACGACAATGGACCTACCAAACGTGCAACGAGTTCGGCTTCTATCAGACGTCCAACAATGCAAGCTTAGTGTTTGGCGATCGCTTTCCGGTAGAATTTTTTGTTCGCCAATGCGCCGATGTGTATGGTGCTCGGTTCGGGTCGCAATCACTTACACGGGGCGTCTACCGAACAAACACCATTTACGGCGGGCTTGATCCAGCTACCACTAATGTTCTGTACGTGCATGGTAATATCGACCCTTGGCATCGACTGGGACTGACGGAAAGCAACGACATCCACATGCCTACGATCCTGATCGATGGCACCGCTCACTGTGCGAACATGTACGAACCGAAGGATAGCGATCCTCCGGAACTGAAACAAGCGCGCTTGGAAATCGATACCTACATTACGAATCTGCTGGCAATTTGAAGTAGAGCGTATAATGTACAACAGTTAAAAAGCTTGTATAGCAAAGCGCAAATCCTACGCAGCACGATTCATGATCAAAAtacatataaaatataatagaaaataaacttttacacGATAATTTTTCGGTCGAGTACATCGCTTACGGTTTCGCTGAGTCTTACGGTTCATTTGGAACCTTTCCCTGCTGAATTCGTCATCTCCTTTTGTGCAAAAGGCGATTGTTCTGAAAGACGATTCTGACTGCCCGTTGAATGCTGCGAGCGAGTTTCCCACTGTTCCTGATCACCATCCGCTAATGAAGCTGTGTCAACGCGCGGATCGATCGTCGGTTGTGCGTTCGGGTCGATCGCTGGACATTCGGCAATTTGACTCGCACGTGTAGACCTACCAGAGGCATGCACACGGATGTCCTCGCTGTTGCGCGTTCCCCCGGGAAGGATGACCCCACGCGCACCGGGCAATAATGGAGTCGTTTTTCTAGACGCATCGCGCGAACCAGCTGCTTGTGAGGAGGAACTTTTGACCGGTTTATTCACCACGACAATCGGTGTCGGTGGCTTCACCGCTTTGGCAGCGGCAAGCTGTTCGTCATTTGTGGGCTTCAAAATATCGTCGGgtattttaatgtgaaacTTCTGTAACGGCAAGTAAATTGAACGTGGTGTGTTGCGTCAACGAGCATGTTACATCACACGGATTAAAACTAATCCCTAGTATGAAATGCGAACAGGAAAGAGCAAATCAGTGTTCTCGTGATAACGTAAGCAAATTACATAAAGTGCAGTAAGCGTTCAAGGTTTTCACTGGGAGCCacattgaatttaaattattgcttTAAAGCTACATCCACTTACCTCCGGAACTTTCCAAACAAAGATTCCTCCATCGCTTGAACCAGTCACCAGAAACTTCCCGTTTGGGCTGTAGCGTGCGGATGTGATCGCACTGGCATGCCCTATGCCAACTGCAACCTCCACACCGAGTTGATAGTTCCACAGACGCACAATCTGATCGGTGCCTGCCGACACAAAGTACTCGCCCATCATGTTCATGTCGATGGCATTGATCGGTCCCGATTTCGATCCTTCCACCTCTCGCACCAAACTGCCATCGTAAGCTTCCCAGTAACCGATAAGCTTATCAGAACCTGCCGTGAGTATTTGCACGCCGGTGGGAAAATACTGCGCGGCAATAAATTGTGTGTGCGCAAAGATCACGTGCTTCCGTGTGAGTCGTATCAAATCCCAAATTACGCACGATCCGTCCCGCGACGCAGACACCACCTCCGTGTCGTAGCTGTTGATGTGTACCGATTCGATCGGACCGTAATGCTCCTTTAGCACACCGATCAAACTCTGCACGTACGGATCGATCTTCCATACGCGCACCTGCCCTTCAATACCACCGCTGACCACAATCTTACCGTTGCTCGTTACGGCCACCGACGAGCATCCTTTATTGTGCGCATTCGGAATGGCATAGATCAGCTTGCCGGTAAGTGGTGTAAAGGCACGAATCACTCCATCATTCCAGGCCGAAATAATGCTCTTTCCATCGCGGCTAAACACGATCGAAGATGAGGCAAAGTTGGGCACCACAATACGCAATAATTCCTGCATTTTGGACGTTGACCAAATTCGGATCGATTCGTGGCTAGCGGTAGCAAAGACTAGCGAGAAGTTGCTGCAATGAGGGTGGAAAAAAGATTAGCTTAGCTCTGTCGTCATACGAACCGTAAGTAGAGTTCACTTACTAAGGAAATGCTATATCATACACCGCATTCGTGTGGCAGGTTTTGAGCAGCCGTAGACTTGAGGAAAAGTTAGCTAGTTCCAGTGAGTAAATCTCACAACCGTTCGTACCAATTAGAAGAGTTTCTCCATTGCGAATTTGAAGCGATGTAATCACACCATCAATTTTGGTGAATTGAAGCTAAagtaaaaatgagaaacaaaaacattaaatcgcTATTAAATGGTACTCAACACAGCACTACACGCTTACCGATTTTAATTCCGGCCACGTGGGACCTCGATAGTTCTTAAAGTTGCAATTACGCTCCTGTACCATATCGATCGTCCCATCTCCCGCCCCGATAATTAACTTTCCAtctggcagcagcagcaaatcgCGCACACCGTAGTGATATTTTTCACAATCCTTCCCGGGCGGTTTTTTGGCATTGTGTTTCCCAAAGCACCCCAGCAGTACGGGCATTTTGTCCTGCGAAGGATCACTCGGGTTTGGATTGCAGTTGAGATTAATCTTCACGATGtcgccactcatcgtgccaaCGTACAGTGTATCGTCATTCGGAGAGATACGCATTCCGGTGAATTCTCTTCGCAGCTTGCCCACGGCCACGTCTTGCACCGTGAGACGCTTACGTTCCCGATCAATGTTCCAGACGCGTAAATTTTGATCGCCACCGGATACGAACGTTGTGAATCGCTTATTCAAGCTAGCCACCTTGGTCGCTTCACCGGTCGTTTCCTTGGTGGCGATTGTGCCACAAATGGCCGTTCGTTGTTCGATATCCCACACAATGATGGACCCACAATCTTTGCCACCGAGACTGACAAGAAATTGGTCGTTTGATGAGAAACACAACGATTGAACGCGAACGCGATGCAGCTCGTGTCGCGAGATTTCCTTCCGTGTTTCCCAGTCCCACACGATCACGAACGCCCGAAATCCCATGTGATTCGATTGACCCGATGCAACCATTCGTCCACTGGTAGAAATGTCCAGCGTGGAGATAGTATTCGTATGGCCCCGCAGGAAGGATTGCTTGTTTGTGGCGCACTCGTAGATTGATATTTCATTACCCAATGGAAACACTAAATGACGCTGGTCGGGGTGTACCCGTAGTCCACAAACAACATGTCCTGCaagaaaaggttaaaaaaaaccacataaGTAATTGGTGTTCTTAGAGGTAAACGACATTTTGAATACAACCGTCGAATCCTATGATGGCGGAGGGCTCCAGATTAGCTACTTCCGTTGGTTCTTCTACAGACATCTTGAAGGATTAGAATTCTACGAcgtttgaaaggaaaatccTGTTCGACTTTCAGCGCTGCAATCCGTAGCACCTTCAACCTATGAGAAGACTGTGCATTTTTGAGTGTACAAACTACCTTTAGCTGCAATGGTTGTTGTGAAACCAGCTTACATAGTTACCGATGGTTGCCAATGCTACTGGTTGGCCTGGCAACCCCCCATGTCTAGAATGTTTTTTCTCTGAACGGCAAAGGAATTACGACGTCGAAGCACACGCAACAAGTGGTTTTATCGATATTTGCATCTCCTTTATGTACAATTATGCATATTCGTTACGAGAAGGAGAAGCATAAACATTTCTGGTACAACGGTACGGTACAGCACCGTCGagaatttgaatttgtttgatCAAATTAGTTAATAAAAATAGTACCGAATATACATTCATCTCCTGTTTTCAtcgtttattttctgtttttttgttcattatcCTATATATTGTTTATgccaagattttttttttattttatttgcattcattTGGGAGCGATCGGATTTGATGTTCTATTAATTGTTCTCTATTGTTTTGCGTAAGGTGCTAGGCTGTCCAATTTAGATAAAATGATTGGCAAATGGCAATGTTGCAGATCGCTTCTGAGCAGAGTCTCAACAATGGCAGTCACTATAAACTCAAGAGTATAACGAGGATTGCGAAACGTCCTGCCTTTTGCtaagtgtttttgtgtgtgttttgttttagacaAATGGAATCTCTATACTATCCTTCACGTTTAGCCACTAACTCTAGGCATGCGAGTGGAACACAATCTTCGTTATTATTACTAAAAAGTAACTCCAGCTATATACCAATTTCCTTTACCAATGCTTCTGCGTAGAGgtccacttctttttttttttggggggagcaTATTCATCCATCGTTCATTAAACTTTAAGAAATTGTGCCTTGATCGACCGATTCAAGCTGTGCATCACGGACGCAAATCAGTTGGCGTTCAAGCAACATCCGACGCGTACCGTCTTCTGTAGAACAAACATACGCACGCAACCGCCAGACAGATAATGTACAGATAAGACGTGTTGCAAATGTCGTTGTGTGTAAGTTTATGTTCTCTACtgttttcctctctttttccGAGCTACTTACCATCAGCATCGAACAGATTTTCCAGTGTAATGTATTTGCTTTGAGCTGCAACCTGCGCTTTTTCGCTATCTAAACATGTTGCTCTCTCTCCAGTTCCTGTATAGTTTACTCCTCACTCTCTTCCGTCTATCGAAATAGAAATTTCATCACAATCTACAAGGCCAAACCTGCAGCTTCGTTCCGATGCAAACGAccgggttttgtgtttgtgttcttcTGTAGCTCCTGATCCTTGTATTTGCTTTATTGTAACTATCGTTGCATTGTGGTGCATGTATGGGTCTATTTAGTGAATAATCTGGATCACGTTCTGGATATTTAGGGTTTGTTTGCACTCCGGTTTGACTCTTCAACGCCTTCCGGGCTTTCGACACTCAATCATGCTTGCTTGTTCGTggcatttttaattataattaaaatctaTATAATAGCGCCCACCAATCGtaagaataattaaataaacgcAACATGTAAGGGTTAATTTCGAATTTATATATCACTTGAGACAGCGCTGGAAGTACGTCGCGCCAATATAGTTGCCGCGCATCGCTTTGAAAACGTTGTGCTCGAACAGGCGTCGATTGGTTTGCAACACTTCAGCAGCTTCCCGATTGAGTGGATCCTCCGGATTCGGTTCCTAAGGTAAGATCGAGCAAGAAAAATGTTCAGTATACGCATACAACCACAAGTTTGGGACGAAAAGCACAACACATATCCACAATGAAGGGGACAAAGATCATGTTGGCGCTTTTGGCACCAGTTTCGATTACGCAGTAGAGCTACaagctttgtttttgtggTGACCGAACCGAAACAGAGTTGTGACAAGGGTATAGATACGTACCAAGAACAAGTACTGCAATCCATACACGATCGAGTTGATCGTCAGTACCGGTTTCCAGTCTTCACGTAGAATGTTCAAGCACACATTACCCTCAAGATCTATGTTTGGGTGGTAGACCTGGGTTTCACACTTGACCTTCGGAGGTTCATGAGGGTAGTTCGGTCCAACCTAAAATCAGGCAGAAAGTTTACGTACATGCTTACGAATTGTGCGGCACAGACACATACCTTAAAGTTGAACACGAAACGACCCCCCTTATAGAAGCCCTCATCCGGACAGATGATGAGCTTGAAATTCAGCAAATCGTCCGGGTCCGGGAACTCGGTGGCACACGTCTTCGGAAGGTTTAGTTCATTGATATCTAAAGAAACACGTATAAATGTTGTATTATGCTCCGTAAACATTTGGTCATGGTACTGCcagtggaaacaaaacaatacctTTAGTGATTCGCAGCTGTGCAGcagtgaaagtttttttctgtccTCCGGCCTTCGGTGTTGCTTCACcatctttcttttgttgtttgagGGAGAATAGTTTAATCATCGCtggtggtttggtttgttaGTGACAGGACGGTAATGAATGTACGGACTGTAACACGGCGGACAGCTACTCAAACCACGGGCTCCCGTGAAGGTGAAACTGCTGGTTCGATAGctttgttgttggtggttttcgggtgctgctgctacttcCGTCGTAACACTTCGCGTACAACAAGAGGGTCAGTTCATAGGAAGTAGAAACGGAATACACACACGGTTACAGTGAATTCTCTTACAAGCCACCGATCGGAATGGCTGTGCAATTCACTAGTCCGTACGCGCTAATCACACCTGTTTTCTTTGCAGAACACGAAACAAATTTAACAACGCGTATATTTACGAATTTTTCGATAatattttcactattttctAGCGTTTTGCTAAATAGCCATATTTGTTGTGACAGCTAAGCTGTCCAGTGATGTTTATGGTGCGACGCTCAAGACTTGAAAGGGCGGTAATTAGCACCAATTGTTTGGAAACATCTTCTTCTCCTTTGCAAAtaggattaaaataaaaaaaaatcacgaaatatttatcattcttttgaaacatttttaatggttCCTTGTTATCATAAATCATCTTCGTTCCCGTTCGCCGTTGATCGTTGAATTCGTTCGTCGATTAATCGATTTCAGGCGCATTTGGCATTTCCAGAGAGAACGTTGTGTAGCCGCGACGTAGCCGCGCTCTCGATTCTCtttggtttgctttgttttgatttaagTTCCCGCCAAACGCGATCGGATCGCACGTATTGTACAAACAGGGAAATTGCAACGTTTTCACAGTTTGCTATAGTTCGTAAAGGTCTACTCTGCACTTCGTGCACATCGTGATaaaagtttatgtttgtttaggCAACATAATGGAAGATCAGGTGTTTCGGACAAAGTACCAAAAGTGTAAATACAGGGTAAAGCATTGGGAAACAGAGTTCAAGAAGAAATATGGCCGAATTCCGTCAAAGGTAAAGTGTTAACGAAAAGTCTAAAATGGGACACTCCAACTTACTAGCCCTCGATCCACATGTGACGAACTGTTCTTACTTTTATATGTATTTCCTATCGAATCAATGCAGCTCTTCTTATTTGTGACATTTCTAACACACAATAATGTATGTATTGTTTTTAGCTGGACATTCGCGATTCCCCTAGTGAGATTAAAAATTCGTACAAAATGTACTACCAACTGAAAACAACTCTTTTGAAGAACACTCTGCTGGAAGCATtggacgatgacgacgatttCGACGGATCATTAATGTCCCAAGAAAGTAGCTTTTTGAAAGAATCATGCGACCTTATGGGAACGTCGATGCTTTCCGGTACAATCTTCAACGATAGCGCACTGTCGGAAGGAATTACTTCGATGAACAGCTTGCTTACGAAACCGATCGCTAGTACCAGATCCGATTCTAACTTCGAAGCGGAAAAGATAGAGCAACACAATTTGGTCGCATGGCAGGGTGAAAAAAGTCGTAAAAGTGTTCCAACACCAAAAGAAGACGTTATCGAAACACCGAAACCGATAACACTCAAAGGAATCCAGCTAAAATCGCAATCGAGCTTGTTGATTCCTAAGCGTAATCCTCGTAAATCAGTTTCGCGTAATTCGTTCGGACTTTCATCACAAAGTAGCTCATCAGGCTTCAATGGAAATGAATCCAAAATGGTACTTCCAGATCTGGAAACCCTACTTACTGCCAAGTCGAAGGAGCTGGAATGTAATGTTTCGAAAGTGGAAGAGAAGCTTCCTGCACCACCGTTGGTGCCAACGTCAAGTGAACCGATCAATCAGCTCGATGAACGGTGGCTAAACCGGCAATCTGGGGGTGCGGCAGAAAAAGGTACACCTGTCATTGGTACCAACAGCGACCGTCCAGCGACCATTACTAACTATGGATTGCGAAACATAAATGTAGCCTCGTTGGCATCGGCGACCAGCTTCGGTATGTCGTCGTTAAGTGTTGCGGACAAAAGCAGCGTGGAAGCAGCGCCAAAAACACTTGCAGTGCACGCTGGCGTTCAAAATACTGCGTACGATGCAGTGGTGCAGTCGGATTCGGATGGAGTGGTAGAAAACTCGGAAGACGAATCGATAAAAACGTCCCCGGGGATGATGCACATTGCTAAAAAGCGTAAAATTTTTACTGCCATTAACCGTAGTACGGAAGAACGTACGGAAAAGGAAGTAAAATCTTCCATTTCACCGGAAGATTTGCAACAGGATCAAAAGAAGGACGTAGAAAATTTGGACCCACAAGAGATTGTGGCAGAACAAAACGAGACTGCAAAGGTAGTGACAAAGAAACggggaaacaataaaaaagcttcaaacacAAAATCGAAACCAACTACAAAGAGGCTtacagaaaaagcaaaaactgtTGTTGTCCCACGGGCTCGACCGAAGCGCACGAACGCTCGAAAAGTAAGCACCTACACAGAAGGTACTGTGGAAGGCATGGAAGAAGAGCCTGGGCTGGCATTCTCTACTGACGACGAGGACAGAGATCCTGATTATAAGGAACAGATGATCGAGAAGGATGGTAAATCGTTAGAAACAGAACCAGAGTCTGATGAGGAAGAGAAACCGAAAAAACGTTCACCACCAAAACAGGCGAAAGTTCCTCGTACTTCTCTGCCGAAAAAACTAACCAAGCAGGTACGACGGACGGTCAAAAGCTCCAAGGTAGTTTCCCCAAAGCTTAGTCCCGGTTCATCAAAACCGGCCGGCAAAGGAAGAAAGTCAAAACAACTCGCACAGCGTAAGATCGATGTTGAGGAAGAGGACGACTCCGTGAACGAACCACAAGAGTACGTACCCGAGTTCGGACTTGATCGGCTGAAAAGCATTCCACGAGTCGATATAAATGAACTTGTGCGAGATGCAAAAATTGCGAACAGTTTCATTGCAGGTGCCATGGGAGGTTCTGCGCTCGAAGCATCTTCCGGTCCAACGAATGCTGCCTCCACAAGTGGTAAGGGTAAGGCACTGCGCAAAAAGCTAGCGGCCGGTAAACAGAACGAAAACTTTGTGCGCATCGACTTGCGTAGGAAAGTGTTCGTCAAGGGCAAGAAAACGAT
The DNA window shown above is from Anopheles funestus chromosome 3RL, idAnoFuneDA-416_04, whole genome shotgun sequence and carries:
- the LOC125770664 gene encoding putative serine protease F56F10.1 encodes the protein MANKSLILTLLSVILLFGDGEVNGLRRFWRGKMFQLDGPSRTRDFVTYTATQAVPDLWFEQQLDHNDPTNDATWKQRYYVNDEFFNASDSNAPVFIMIGGEGEATARWMHEGAWIHYAKEHGALCFQLEHRYYGKSHPTEDLSTGNLAYLTSEQALADLAYFIVAMNEKYQLRPNQNRWIAFGGSYPGSLAAWLREKYPSLVHGAISSSGPLLAKIDFDEYYDTVTRSLARYSADCVDAVRSAFQQVETLLKHMIGQRTLNDKFKLCDPVEKSIANPLDIASLFEELASNFAGVVQYNKDNSPHSSVTIDEVCDVMVNQSIGAPVSRLAEVNWMLLKLSNMTCLDYVYDKSIQELRNTSWASSGATGARQWTYQTCNEFGFYQTSNNASLVFGDRFPVEFFVRQCADVYGARFGSQSLTRGVYRTNTIYGGLDPATTNVLYVHGNIDPWHRLGLTESNDIHMPTILIDGTAHCANMYEPKDSDPPELKQARLEIDTYITNLLAI
- the LOC125770644 gene encoding cilia- and flagella-associated protein 52; translated protein: MSVEEPTEVANLEPSAIIGFDGHVVCGLRVHPDQRHLVFPLGNEISIYECATNKQSFLRGHTNTISTLDISTSGRMVASGQSNHMGFRAFVIVWDWETRKEISRHELHRVRVQSLCFSSNDQFLVSLGGKDCGSIIVWDIEQRTAICGTIATKETTGEATKVASLNKRFTTFVSGGDQNLRVWNIDRERKRLTVQDVAVGKLRREFTGMRISPNDDTLYVGTMSGDIVKINLNCNPNPSDPSQDKMPVLLGCFGKHNAKKPPGKDCEKYHYGVRDLLLLPDGKLIIGAGDGTIDMVQERNCNFKNYRGPTWPELKSLQFTKIDGVITSLQIRNGETLLIGTNGCEIYSLELANFSSSLRLLKTCHTNAVYDIAFPYNFSLVFATASHESIRIWSTSKMQELLRIVVPNFASSSIVFSRDGKSIISAWNDGVIRAFTPLTGKLIYAIPNAHNKGCSSVAVTSNGKIVVSGGIEGQVRVWKIDPYVQSLIGVLKEHYGPIESVHINSYDTEVVSASRDGSCVIWDLIRLTRKHVIFAHTQFIAAQYFPTGVQILTAGSDKLIGYWEAYDGSLVREVEGSKSGPINAIDMNMMGEYFVSAGTDQIVRLWNYQLGVEVAVGIGHASAITSARYSPNGKFLVTGSSDGGIFVWKVPEKFHIKIPDDILKPTNDEQLAAAKAVKPPTPIVVVNKPVKSSSSQAAGSRDASRKTTPLLPGARGVILPGGTRNSEDIRVHASGRSTRASQIAECPAIDPNAQPTIDPRVDTASLADGDQEQWETRSQHSTGSQNRLSEQSPFAQKEMTNSAGKGSK
- the LOC125770725 gene encoding NEDD8-conjugating enzyme Ubc12 yields the protein MIKLFSLKQQKKDGEATPKAGGQKKTFTAAQLRITKDINELNLPKTCATEFPDPDDLLNFKLIICPDEGFYKGGRFVFNFKVGPNYPHEPPKVKCETQVYHPNIDLEGNVCLNILREDWKPVLTINSIVYGLQYLFLEPNPEDPLNREAAEVLQTNRRLFEHNVFKAMRGNYIGATYFQRCLK